Sequence from the Streptomyces sp. NBC_00358 genome:
CCACGGTCGCCGCGAGCGGACGTTCCTCGCCGGTCACCCTCAGATCGACGGCGAGCCCGGCGGCACGGGCCCGTTCCACGAGCAGCGCCGGGGTGCCCGTGGGCTCGTCGGTGCGCAACACCTCCAGCGTGGACCGCAGTTCACGCATCGCCTCGCCGCCCGCCTGCTGGATGGCGAGCAGCGCGGGCGGCACCTCCTCGCCGCGCTTGCGCGCCAGATGGACGGCGACTCCCGCCTGGAGTTTGACGATCGAGATGCTGTGGGTGAGCGAGTCGTGCAACTCGCGTGCGATGCGTAGGCGTTCCTCGCCCGCTCGGCGCAGCGCCACTTCCTCGCGCGTCCGTTCGGCCTCCAGGGCGCGCTGCTCGGTCTGGCGCAGATAGGCCTGCCAGTTGCGGTCGGCGAGCCCGGTGACCAGGGCGCACAGGAACCAGCCGGCCAGCAGCAGCGTCCGCTCCACCACTTCCCCCGCCCCGGGTCCCGTCGTCATGAATCCGGCCAGGAACACGGCGCTCGCGAGGGCCGCGACGCCCCGGTGTCCGGCTCGGGCGGCCGTGTGCACCG
This genomic interval carries:
- a CDS encoding sensor histidine kinase translates to MQFDQAVRGRPADAALAVVVGALVTTAAVFEDGTTVLDYLLIALGSLTLAAYRGAPRVVLAITTAATTAYVVHAHPGTLSALPVLGAVHTAARAGHRGVAALASAVFLAGFMTTGPGAGEVVERTLLLAGWFLCALVTGLADRNWQAYLRQTEQRALEAERTREEVALRRAGEERLRIARELHDSLTHSISIVKLQAGVAVHLARKRGEEVPPALLAIQQAGGEAMRELRSTLEVLRTDEPTGTPALLVERARAAGLAVDLRVTGEERPLAATVDRAAYRIVQEALTNAARHAGPAKVTVELGYRPDELTIEVHDDGVARRSGPPVPGIGLTGMRERVTALGGTLSAAPRAEGGFSVRAELPLDAPEEAR